AGAGCTGCTCCAGTAGGTACAGGTATTATTGCTGGTGGACCAATGCGTGCAGTTTTTGAGGCCTTAGGTATACAAGACGTTGTAAGTAAGTCACTTGGAACCAGCAGTCCACATAACATGGTGAGAGCGACAATTACTGGTTTGCAAAGAATACATTCCCCTCGGCAGATTGCTGCAAAGCGTGGTAAACGGGTAGGGGAAATTGTTGGAAGACGTGATCGAGATGCAGCTTTAGGTGATCAAGGCGATGAATAAGAATTCAGGTAAAAAAGTTAAAGTAACGCAAGTTGTTAGTGCGATTCGACGTAGAGAAGATCAAACGTCGACCTTAAAAGGATTGGGTTTAAAGAAGCTTCATCAAAGTCGTGTGCTTGAAGATACTCCTTCAGTGCGTGGGATGATAGAAAAGATAAAGCATCTTTTGAAAATTGAAGAAGTAAAGTAGAAGTTAAAGTAAGAGATTTGGGTACGCCAATGAAATTGAATGAGATAAAAGATAATCCAGGTGCACGTAAAGGACTCATGAGAGTGGGTCGTGGTATTGGTTCTGGTAAAGGTAAAACCTGTGGTCGTGGCGTTAAAGGACAAAAAGCACGTACAGGTGTATCAATCAATGGGTTTGAAGGTGGACAAAATCCACTCTATCGCCGTTTGCCAAAACGCGGATTTAACAATTTTAACTTTACACGAACAATTGCAACTATCAATATTGATGAGTTACAGATGGCTGTTGATTCAGGGAAGCTTGATCCTAAAAAGCCTGTTAACTATCAAATACTTGTTGAGAAAAACCTGGTCGATAAGCATGCGGAAGGTGTTAAGGTGTTAGGTAGGGGAGAACTAAAAGTTGCTCTTGACATCGAGGCGCTGAATGCTTCAAAAACAGCACAAGCTGCAATTGAAAAAGCTAAGGGGAAGCTCACTCTACTTGAGTCAAAACAATAAAGGATAACAATGGTTTCATCTGCCGAACAACTGGCGGCAAATTTTAGTTTCTCGTCATTTTCCAAAGCCGATGATTTAAAAAAGCGGCTTTGGTTTACATTATTTGCTCTTATCATTTATCGTATTGGAACGTATCTTCCCTTACCGGGAATTGATGCAGAACTTATGCGTCATATTGCACAACAAAATGCAGGAGGTATATTGGGGATTTTTGATAAATTCTCAGGAGGCGCCTTAGGACGTATGACTATTTTTGCGCTTGGTGTTATGCCGTACATTTCCTCGAGCATTATCGTCCAGCTTTTAACCTCTGTATCTCCTCAACTTGAGGCTTTAAAGAAAGAAGGTGAATCTGGTCGCAAAAAGCTTAACCAATATACACGTTATGGAACGGTTCTCTTGGCTTTTGTGCAGGGGTGGGGTATTGCTGCTGGTCTTGAGTCTATGCCGCAATCACCAGTTATTGATCCTGGCTTTTTCTTTCGATTTTCTGCAGTTATAAGCTTATTGGGTGGAACACTTTTCTTAATGTGGTTAGGTGAGCAGATCACATCACGAGGAGTAGGAAATGGTATCTCTTTATTAATCTTCTCTGGTATCGTGGCAAATATCCCTCATGCATTAGCAACAACTTTGGAGCTTGGAAGAACGGGTGCTCTCTCGTCTTTCTTTATATTTATCATTCTTTTACTGGTTATTGGATTAGTGGCATTTATCGTTTTTATGGAACGTGCCCAAAGAAGAATTTTGATTCAATATCCAAAGCGACAAGTTGGATCTCGTATGTATGGTGGGCAAAGTTCACACTTGCCTTTAAAAATTAACAGTTCGGGAGTTATTCCCCCAATTTTTGCAAGCTCTATATTGTTGTTGCCTGTGACGATGGCGCGCTTCTCTGCTTCAAATTCAGAAGGTATTCTGTCAAATATTTTATATTACATGAGTCCTGGTAAACCTTTGTATATGGGCATTTTTGTAGCTTTAATCGTATTCTTTGCTTTCTTTTATACCGCTGTCGTTTTCAACCCCGTTGAGACTGCAGAAAACTTGAAAAAGAATGGAGCAATTGTACCAGGATACCGTCCAGGCCAAATGACAGCTGATCACTTGGATTTTGTGTTGACTCGTTTGACGGTAGTTGGCGCAATTTATCTTTCTTTTATCTGTGTTCTGCCTGAAGTACTGATATCGAAATACTCTTTGCCATTTTATCTTGGTGGTACAAGTTTATTGATCGTTGTCAGCGTATCCATCGATACTGTTGCACAGATACAATCTCATCTTTTGGCTCATCAATACGAAGGCCTTATCCGTAAAGCTAATTTTATGAATAAGGATCGCAAGAAATGATCTTGATTCTTCTTGGTCCTCCAGGTGCTGGTAAAGGAACCCAAGCCCGTAGGCTTCAAGAAGAATTTCATTTAAAGCAAATAGCAACAGGTGATTTAGTGCGAGAAGAGATCGCTTCTGGAAGTGATCTTGGGAAGCGCATTAAGGCTATCATTGATCGTGGTGAATATCCTGATGATCAGATTTTTATTGATATGTTCCGGAGAGAGATGTCAAAACCCGCAAAAGGTTTTATCTGTGATGGGTTCCCTCGAACCATTAATCAAGCACAAGTGTTGGATGATTTTCTTACTGAAATTAAAAAGCCTTTGACTGCAGTGATAGAGATGGATGTTGATCAAGAACTTTTGATCAAACGTTTGTCTGGGCGTTTTAATTGTAAAGAATGCAAGGCTTCGTATAACGATTATTTTTCGCCGACATTAAAAGAAGGTGTATGTGACATATGTGGGAGTACTGAGTTTTTTAGACGCTCAGATGATAATCCTGAAGCAGTTAAAAGACGTTTTGAAGTGTATCGTGAACAGACATCTCAGTTAGTTGATTTTTATCAAGCAAAAGGATTGTTGTACCGTGTGAATGGAAATAATGCTCCTGATGAAGTGCATGCGGAAATTGTAAGGCTTATCCATAAGCTTACGTCAAGTGAAGTCTCCATTAAATTAAGCTCTTCTTAAAAAAATCTTCTGATGTAAAATAAAGACTCTGTTTTTTTGTGAAATCACATAAATAGCGCTATTTTGCGTACGGCAACTTTTACGAATTGATATTGGGTAAGAAAAAACGCTCCTCCTGAAAAGAAGAGCGTTTTTTTTGAGAATTAGATAATTATTTTTTATTTCTTTTTTGCATTTCTTCCACAAGCAACACCACATGCACCTTTTTTAGCAACTGCGGCTTCACCCATAAAATTCATTTTAGTTGATCCCGCTTTAACGCGAATTTTACGTCTTTCAAATTGTTTTAGAATTGAAGAAGACCAGTCGATCTTATCGAGTTCAAATACAGGTGTTACCTTACGCTTATTCGCTGTATCAAATAATCCATAAGCAAAATCAGAGAACGTAGGAGCTTTAGTTTTTAACCTTAAGACTGACTCCATAAAAAGCTGCCTTAGATATTGACTGGTTTCAAATAAAATCAGTTCAGGAGTTTTCATGGTTTTACTGACAGTATAGTTTGCTTGAAATCCATCTACGAGCACATCGTATATTGCTCCAGTAAAGACTCTTGAAAGTTCATGAACTTCATTTTCAACTTGCGTAATTGCTAGATCATCATCAGCATTGCGCAATGAAGAACCTACACCAATTGTTTGGCCAAATTGTTCAGCTAATTCTGATACGAAGTTTGGTTGATGCAGATCGCCGCCAGTATCAAGAATAACAGCTTTGCATTGATCAAATTCTGATAAAGTCCAGAATATCGCTGTTAGATCACCAAAGGCTTCATGGAATCCACCAGTATGGGGGGAATCAACATCAAAATATTCGGGATGAAAGATGTCAAGCATGGAATGTCCAGCTTCATGAGCGACTACATCTGAGGAACGACATGTTCGACCTTCTTTTTTGTCGGTACCAGTATAGTGGAAAAAATTAAGAACACGATCAGTGCCTTCTCGTGAATAGTAGGCATTTTCATCTTCACCCGCATTTGGGCTAATTTTAAGGATACCGTATTGTCTGCCATCCCAAGTTTTAACAGCCTTAGTTATAGAACTAGTAGTTGGGAACTTAGTTTTCAAGACTTCTAGATCGCCCCTTGTCATTCTGTAGACGCTTTCAACAATAGCATATGTTTGAATACTATCTAATTCATCGATAGTATAGGGACCATCGACAAAGTGTCCATCCTTACCGGGTTTTGCAGGGTTTTGAACCACAGTCATATCGCTATCTGTCGGACCCTCTGAAACTTTCTTTGGAATATACGAAACTTTAGAAAGTGTTTCTGTTACAGTAGCATCTTGTTCTACAATTCTTACTTTCGTGCCTTTACCAAGGTCTACAAATTCATCGCTTTTTTGTAGATTTGAAGCAATTGCGTTAAATGAAATTAATAAGCTCGCTGCAAAAGCTAAGCTTATAGGCTTTTTAAATTTTTCAAAGTAGGTTAGATGTAACATAACGCCTCCAATTTATTTTGTTTAAAGTGAAGGGGAGTAACGCCCTAAATTGCTTGCAACAGCAGCATTTAAAATATCCCCACGCTGTTTATGTTTAGAGAATTAAATTTAATAAAAATTTAATTAGGTTTTAATAAACCCCTAATTTTGCCAAAAATTTTATTTTTCATCATACTAACACTTGACGAGCGCCTCATAATTCCCTAGAAAGTGATCCAACCAATAAACATTGGTACATAAGTGTTGACTTTGGTAATGAGTTGCTTATACATTGCCGATCTAATGCATGTACCTATAAAAATTTTTGTAATTGTAGTGTAAGGAGATTGAGTGTGGCGCGTATAGCTGGTGTCAACCTACCGACTCAAAAGCGTGTGGTGATAGCCCTCAGATATATTTATGGTATTGGTCCATCGAATTCCAAGGAAATCTGTGATGAAGTAGGCATTCCTGCAGAATGTCGAATCCATCAACTGACCGATGATCAGATTTTGAAAATTCGTGAGTGCATAGATAAAAAAATCAAGGTAGAAGGTGATTTACGTCGTGATGTAGCGATGAATATAAAGCGCCTTGTTGATCTTGGTTGTTATCGTGGGTTGCGTCATCGTAAAGGTCTCCCAGTTCATGGGCAAAGGACTCATACGAACGCGCGCACTCGCAAAGGCAAAGCAGTCGCTATTGCTGGCAAGAAAAAGTAAAAACTTGAACGGATAGGATTTTTACACAATGGTAAAGCCAACCACTCGTTTGCGCCGCCGCGAGAGAAAAAATATTGTCTCTGGTGTCGCACATGTTAATGCAACTTTTAACAATACCATGGTCACAATCTCTGATGCCCAGGGGAATGCAATTTCCTGGTCTTCAGCAGGGATGATGGGATTTAAAGGTTCAAGAAAATCAACGCCTTATGCAGCACAGATGGCTGCTGAAGATGCTGGTCGTAAAGCAATGGATCACGGTATGAAGATCCTTGAAGTTGAGGTCAGCGGTCCAGGGTCTGGACGAGAATCAGCATTGCGTGCTTTGCAAGGTATTGGTTTTACAATTACAGCAATTAGGGATGTGACGCCTGTGCCTCACAATGGTTGTCGTCCACCTAATCGTCGTCGCGTTTAATTAGTTCTAATCATCAACCCTGAGAGGATACATCGGTGATACAGAAGAATTGGCAATCTTTGATTAAGCCCTATAAGCTTAATGTCAAAACTGATCTTGATCCAAGCCGTCGGGCTACAGTTGTAGCTGAGCCCTTAGAGCGTGGTTTTGGTGTAACCCTTGGCACGGCAATTCGTCGTGTTCTGTTATCTTCGCTGCAAGGTTCAGCGGTGACAGGTGTGCAAATTGAGGGGGTACAGCATGAATTTTCTTCGATCCCAGGTGTGATTGAAGATGTTCCTGAAATTATTTTGAACCTTAAAACTCTTGCAGTCCGCAAACATGGCGAAGGACCTCGCAAGGTTAGCTTAAAGGCGAATAAGGCAGGTCCTGTAACGGCTGGTATGATTCAGACAACTTCTGAAGTTGAAGTCTTGGATCCTGATTTGGTTATTTGTAGCCTTGATCAAGGTGGTAGTATTCATATGGAAATTACGATTGATTCAGGTAAGGGTTATGTACCATCTAGCCAATCACGCAGTGATGATCATCCTATTGGATACATTGCAGTTGATGCAATTTATAGTCCAGTTTTGAAGGTATCCTTTAAAGTTGAGAATACACGTGTTGGTCAAAGGACAGACTTTGATAAACTGATTCTTGATATTGAAACCAATGGTTCAGTAAAACCAGAGGATGCAGTAGCATTATCTGCTCGTATTCTTCAGGATCAACTTAAGCAATTTATTACTTTTGAAGAGCCAGAAATACGAGAAGAGACAGAGAAAAAATCTGATCTACCTTTCAACCGTAATCTTCTTCGTAAGGTTGAGGAACTTGAGCTTTCAGTGCGTTCGGCAAATTGCTTAAAGAATGAAAACATTGTTTATATTGGTGATCTTGTTCAAAAGTCAGAATCTGATCTACTCAGAACACCAAACTTTGGTCGTAAGTCTTTGAATGAAATCAAAGAAGTTTTAGCTCAAATGGGCATTGAACTTGGTATGCATGTTGAAGGGTGGCCACCTGAAAACATTGAAGAGCTTGCCAAAAAAATTGATGAGCCTTATTAAGCTCTATAAAAATTTAGGAGAGAAAAATGCGTCATGGTCATCGAGGAAGGAAATTTGGTCGTAAAAGAAGCCAAAGAAAAGCTTTGCTAACAGGATTAGCAAGTTCTTTGGTTCGATACGAGCAAATTAGAACAACCCTCGCAAAGGCAAAAGATATACGTCCAATTGTTGAAAAGCTTGTCACTGTAGGCAAAAAAGGTGACCTCGCAGCTACGCGTCGTGCTTTCAGTATTCTACGAGATAATGAGTTGGTAAAAAAGTTATCAATTTTAGGTGATCGTTATAAAACACGACACGGTGGTTATACACGAATCATGAAAGCTGGTTTTAGATATGGTGATATGGCGCCAATGGCTATTATCGAGTTTATTGATCGTGACCCTAATGCAAAACCAAAGAAACCAGCTGAGGCAACAGACAGTGGTGCTGACGAAGCAACAACAAAGTCTGTGGAAGCAGCAGCGAGTTAAAAGGTATCAGCGAGAGATACTCGGCTTTAAAAAAGCAGCCTTCAGGGCTGCTTTTTGCTTTAAAATAGATTACTCTAATCCTATGGTTTGGTGAGGATAAAAATGAGAATTCAAAGACTGTTTCTGATTATTAGCGCTTTCTTATTAATGAAGACAGAAGGTTTTGCTGAGAACAAGGTTTTGGCAGAGAAAGAAGTCATAAAAGAAATTTCCTCTGAAAAAGTTTTGCCTCCATCTAGAGATCAGTTGCAAATGTCTTTTTCTCCTGTTGTAAAAAAGGTGACGCCTGCTGTTGTGAATATTTATGCAGCTAAAATGGTGCGTTCACGAACATCACCTTTTCTAGAAGATCCTATATTTAGACATTTTTTTGGGGACATCATCCCTGAAGAGCAACCCCATGCGCGCATTCAAAAATCTCTAGGTTCAGGTGTTATCGTTCGTAATGATGGCTTGGTGATTACGAATTTACATGTGGTCAATGAAGCAGAGGAAGTCAAAGTTGTATTGAATGATGGTCGTGAGTTTGAAGCAGATATTATCGTTAAAGACCAGAGGACGGATGTTGCAGCTTTAAAATTGCGGAGGAAAGATAAAAAAGAATTGCCACATTTGGACATTAGAGATGCGGATGAGCTTGAAGTGGGAGATGTTGTCCTTGCTGTGGGGAATCCTTTTGGTCTTGGACAAACTGTCACCATGGGGATTGTGTCAGGGTTAGCGAGAACACAAGTGGGGATAGATGATTTTCGTTCTCTGATTCAAACTGATGCAGCGATTAATCCAGGAAACTCAGGGGGTCCTTTAGTGACTTTAGATGGAAAGGTTGTGGGGATTAATACGGCTATTTTCTCTAACTCAGGAGGATCAATTGGCATAGGCTTTGCCATTCCATCTAATTTGTTAGTTCCTATTATTGCAAGCGCAGATCATGGTGGAAAGATAAAGCGTGTTTGGGCAGGCATAACGATGCAAAACGTTGATCAAGAGATTGCAAAAGCGCTCGGTCTTGAAAAAATTTCAGGAATTATTGTGAAAGCAGTGTTTGATAATAGCCCTGCAAAAAAAGCTGGTATAGAAGTGGGCGATTTAATCCTTGAACTGAATGGTCATGAAGTTAAGAATGAAACAGCTTTTCGTTTTCGTATAGCCTCTATTAAGGAGGGTTCGAGCGTAAAAGTTAAACTGCAACGTAAGGGGATCGTTTTAGAAAAAGATTTAATTCTTGAAACTCCTCCAGATTTTGACGGGAATAAGCAAGTGCGTCTTGTTGGTCGTCATCCTCTTTCAGGGGCAGTAGTCATAGGACTTTCACCAGCTGTTGCGAGTGAGCTTGGAATGGGGTTTGGTGGTGGAGGCGTAGTAATTCTTTCAGTAACTGCGGGCTCGCCTGCAAGCTTTGCAGGTTTTATGCCTGGAGATGTAGTTCTTAAAATTAATGATGCTGAAATAAAAACCGTTGGGGATATTGAACAAAACTTGAAACGTTCTAAACGTGGATGGATTATTGTTTCTCGACGTGGCGAGAGTGTACGGAGGTTAATTGTCGAAAACGGATAGTTTATTTGGCAAATTGGCACCACAACCCCTTGCTGATCTTTTGCGTCCTAAAACGCTTGAGGAAATCATTGGGCAAGGTCACCTATTGAATCCTGATAAGCCATTTAGGACTATGTTAGAAAGAGGAGAAACTCAGTCTCTAATTTTTTGGGGGCCTCCTGGATGTGGAAAAACGACTCTGGCACAAGTTATTGCTAATTATATAAATATGCATTTTGAATGCGTGCCTGCGACCCTTGGAGGGGTGGCTGATTTAAGAGTGGTTTTTGACAACGCGAAAAAGCGTCGAAGTATGGGGCAAGGGACGCTCCTTTTTGTTGATGAAATTCATCGTTTTAATCGTGCTCAGCAGGATGTGCTTCTGCCCCATATCGAAGATGGTACCATTATCCTTGTAGGTGCAACGACTGAAAATCCATCTTTTGAACTTAATGCAGCTTTGCTTTCACGTATGCAAGTTTTGACTCTTGAAAGACTTTCTTTAGACGATTTGAAAAAACTTTTAAAGCGCGCTGAATCTCTGCTTGGAAAGACATTACCTTTAGATGATGAAGGTAGAACAGTCATTTGTCACATGGCAGATGGAGATGGTCGTTATTTGCTTAACATGGCTGAGATTCTTTTTAATGCTCGTTCTCACACTCCGTTAACCTATGGAGAAATTTCGGAATATTTGCAAAAACGCACACCCATTTACGATAAAAGACAAGATGCTCACTATAACTTAATTAGTGCTCTTCACAAATCGTTACGAGGCTCAGATGTGAACGCAGCTCTATACTGGCTAGCGCGAATGTTAGCTGCCGGAGAAGAGCCACTCTATATTCTGAGGCGTCTTGTGAGATTTGCTTCGGAAGATATTGGTCTTGCGGATCCTCAAGCATTAGTTCAAACGATTGCTGCAAAAGATGCTTACGAATTTTTGGGGTCACCGGAAGGCGAGCTGGCTATTGTTCAAGCCGTTGTATATTTAGCGACATCTCCTAAATCCAATGCGGCGTACATTGCGCAGAATAAATCTTTGAAGGTAGCAAAAGAAGCTGGATCATTGATGCCTCCTAAACATATTCTCAATGCACCTACAAAACTCATGAAAGATCAAGGGTATGGAAAGAATTACCTCTATGATCATAATGAGGCGGAAGGATTTTCTGGTCAGAATTATTTCCCTGAAAAGTTGCCAAGAATAGAATTTTATCAACCAATTGAAATTGGTTTTGAGAGGGAAATAAAGAAACGTCTAGATTATTGGCAAAAACTTCGTGAAAAAAAGAGCATATAGAGTCTCCTCTATATTTTACCGTGAATTTTTAGTAGTTCCACAAGATATGATATAAATATTTTTTATGCAAAACAATCATACATATTAAAAATTGATATATGATTTTTTAGTGATAATTCGATCAAACTCAATCATTTATGCCGCTTTTGAAAGATTAAAAAAGACAATTTGTCAATTATTGACCTTATCTACATTAAAATTTAAAATTTCAGTAGGATTAAATAATTCTAATGAAGTGGGGGCCAATGAGATCAAAACTTAATATAGATAAACTCAGGACATTCTATCTTATTGTTAAGCAAGGGTCAGTAAAGCAAGCTGCTGAATATCAAGGAATGTCAATTTCGGGTCTAACGCGTCAAATTGCTGCTTTAGAAGAAGAAATAGGACATAAACTTTTTCGTAATGTTCATCAAAGGTTGGTGCTTACGCCTAAAGGTGAGCTGCTATATGAACGTGTGGGAAAAATTTTGAGTGAGATTGATTCTGCTGTAAAGTATCTCGATGAAGATGATTCAGAAGTCAATGGCAATCTTACACTGTCCACAACTAATTCTATCTCTGTATTGTGGTTGATGGATGATTTAGCTGATTTTCTTAAAGCGCATCCTCAGCTAAAACTCACTGTCCTAGGCAGTGATTTTGCTCATGACTTGTCAATTAGGGAAGCGGATGTTGCTATTAGACCTTATATTTCTGACTTGGCTGGATTATGCCAAGACTATCTATTGACTTATCGTTTAAATTTATATGCTTCTGAATTTTATATAAAGCAGTTTGGACTACCAAAGAATATTCAAGAACTCGAAAAACACCAACTTGTTGGTTATACGAACAACGAACAAAATAACTTTTGCAATTTTAACTGGCATCTGAAGCTTTTGAAAAATAAAGTGAAACCCTACATTTCAATTAATACAGGCGCTGGAATTTTACGTGCTGTTGAGAATGGTCTTGGAATAGGGCCAATTTCACAACAAGGTGAAAAAAATAGTCGAGTTCCTTTGGTACGTGTATTGCCAGATATACAAGGGTCGGATGTTGATATTTACTTCTCATATCCTGAAGATCTAATGTTTTCGAGACGTGTTCTGGCTTTAAAGGACTATCTTCAAAAACGTTTTCAAAAGCAAGAATTTTTGAAAACAAGAAAAGCAGGATAATTTTTAAGTCTGCAGTTTTTCCTTCTTAACGAAGAGAAAGATCTATAACACTATTGATCTTAAATCGTGACCAGTGTAGCTTGAAAAAAACAAGACACATAAGGGACGCAGTGGAGACAGAAGATTTATCTGAAGGAAAAATAATTGCTCTTATCGGAGGAATGGGACCAGAATCAAGTTTAAGACTTCATTCTGAAATTCTTCAGCAAACTCCAAAATTTAAAACTTTGAAAACTGATCAAGATCATATTGATCTTATTCATTTCTCTTTAAGTCAAGGTTTAGAAGATAGAACACAGTTTCTCTTAAATAAGACAGAAAAAAACCCCGCTGATGTTGTTTATAAAACGCTCGTTGGTCTTCACCAACTCTCTCTTTATCTACATAAAAAAATTATTGCTGCTGTTGTTTGTAATACATTTCATGCCCCGCCCATTTTTGATCATTTGAAAAAATTATTTCTCGAAAGCAATTTTCAACACATCACTTTGCTCAATCTTATTGAAGAAGTGGCGTCCTATCTAAGGGAAAATTTTAAAAATGATACTAAAATAGGCATCCTTTCAACAACTGGAGAAAGAACCTTTCACATCTATAAGAGTGCTCTTGAACCGCTCGGTTTTCAAGTTATTCAAACGAATGAAGAGCAGCAAAAAGAACTTCATCGGATTATTTATGAGTTGAAGGTTTCTTTGAAGATTAATGACTCCATCCTTGAGGTTTTTGATAAAATCATTCATTATTTTAAGGATATGGGAGTAGAAGCTCTCCTCCTGGGATGTACGGAAATATCTTTGGTGGCAGAGAAAATAGATTGGAATGGGAAAAAGATAGATCCCCTACAAATAATTGCTGGCCGTCTCATAACCCGAGCTATTGAGAAATAAAAAATGAAAACGTTTAAACTCTTTATTTTGCTCTTGGTCATTACTTTCTTGAATGAGAGTGCATATTGCCAAGAAATTTCAGGGACTCAAGCAATAATAAAGAAGGGCGTCCTTGATGTAGCCATGCATGAAAAAGATCAGCCGCCTTTTTTTATGGTAGATAAAGATGGCACGTTAATAGGCGTGGATGTTGAAATTGCCAAGAAAATAGGTGAATCTTTAGGCGTAGAAGTAAGGTTCAATAGAGATTCAAAAACTTTTGATGAGGTGATTGAAAAAGTTAAGAATAAAGAAGCGGATCTGGGGATTTCTAAGTTAAGTTTTACCTTATTACGTGCAAGAAGTGTTCTATATACCGACCCTTATATGGTCCTTAGGAAAGCGCTACTCATTAATCGTCTGGTGTTTGCTAAAATTAAAGCCACACGTTCTGCTGATACTTTGCGTCAGCTCATGAATGAAAAAAGCAGTGTTATTGGTGTTATTGACAAAAGCTCCTATGTCACTTTTGCCCATGACTATTTCCCAGACACGACTATCGTACCTATGGCAACCTGGGAAAACGACATTTTGAAATCTTTAGAAGAAGGAAAAATTCTAGCAGCGTTTCGTGATGAATCAGAAGTTATGAAGTATTTCTTTTTAAAGCCTGAAGCGAATTTCACAATCATGCCTGTTATTTTGAAAAATAATAATGACCCCATTCACATGGTGGTTGCACCAGATAATTTTCATTTTAAGGATTGGCTTGATGGTTTTCTAATCACTCTACATCAAGAATTAACCGTATCATCTATTCTTAGTAAATATGAAAGTTATTTTGAGTATAAAAACGAAAATAAACCTGTCAATAAATAGGGAGAGGCTGATATGTGGTTGTTGAACCATTGGCGATCAAGAAGGCTTTATGTTGATATCGTCGCTAGCTTTTTCCTATTATTGCTTATTACTTGCGCGGCTATAAGCTGGTATACGTATCAGAACAACTCTTCAGCATTAATTAATATAGCTGATGATCTTATTCTCCAAACGAGTCGTGCTTCCATCGATAAAACAATTGATTATTTAGAACAATCCCGCACCCTAACAGAGCTGGGCACTCAACTCATTACCAGTTCAAAAGACTTAAATGTTGAGAATAAGCAACTTTTAAGTTTTATGAAGTGGGGGATGCGTTCTTATTCTTTTATTGCCTCTCTCTATATAGGGACGGAAGACGGAAAGTTTTTACAAGTGAGGCGTTTACCTCCCAACGCTACCTATCGAGCTGATCCTGCCCAATTGTTACCAGGCGGAAGCTATTATGCCATTCGCTTTGTTGACCGTTCTACGAAAGGCGCAGAAACTGAAGTTTGGTCATATGTTGATCAAGAAGGAAAAACTTTAGATACCGAAACTTTGAACAAGGTTATGTATGACCATAGGGGGCGCGATTGGTATCAAAATGTGAACCAAAGTCGCTCATTTAAATGGAGTGACATTTATGTGTTTAATAGTAGTCAACTGCCAGGATTGACAGCCGCCAATCCTATTTTTAGTGGCAACCAATTCATGGGAGTTATGGCTGCTGATATCGAAATTGCTGTTCTTTCAGG
The sequence above is drawn from the Candidatus Nucleicultrix amoebiphila FS5 genome and encodes:
- the rplQ gene encoding 50S ribosomal protein L17; amino-acid sequence: MRHGHRGRKFGRKRSQRKALLTGLASSLVRYEQIRTTLAKAKDIRPIVEKLVTVGKKGDLAATRRAFSILRDNELVKKLSILGDRYKTRHGGYTRIMKAGFRYGDMAPMAIIEFIDRDPNAKPKKPAEATDSGADEATTKSVEAAAS
- a CDS encoding Do family serine endopeptidase yields the protein MRIQRLFLIISAFLLMKTEGFAENKVLAEKEVIKEISSEKVLPPSRDQLQMSFSPVVKKVTPAVVNIYAAKMVRSRTSPFLEDPIFRHFFGDIIPEEQPHARIQKSLGSGVIVRNDGLVITNLHVVNEAEEVKVVLNDGREFEADIIVKDQRTDVAALKLRRKDKKELPHLDIRDADELEVGDVVLAVGNPFGLGQTVTMGIVSGLARTQVGIDDFRSLIQTDAAINPGNSGGPLVTLDGKVVGINTAIFSNSGGSIGIGFAIPSNLLVPIIASADHGGKIKRVWAGITMQNVDQEIAKALGLEKISGIIVKAVFDNSPAKKAGIEVGDLILELNGHEVKNETAFRFRIASIKEGSSVKVKLQRKGIVLEKDLILETPPDFDGNKQVRLVGRHPLSGAVVIGLSPAVASELGMGFGGGGVVILSVTAGSPASFAGFMPGDVVLKINDAEIKTVGDIEQNLKRSKRGWIIVSRRGESVRRLIVENG
- a CDS encoding replication-associated recombination protein A, whose protein sequence is MSKTDSLFGKLAPQPLADLLRPKTLEEIIGQGHLLNPDKPFRTMLERGETQSLIFWGPPGCGKTTLAQVIANYINMHFECVPATLGGVADLRVVFDNAKKRRSMGQGTLLFVDEIHRFNRAQQDVLLPHIEDGTIILVGATTENPSFELNAALLSRMQVLTLERLSLDDLKKLLKRAESLLGKTLPLDDEGRTVICHMADGDGRYLLNMAEILFNARSHTPLTYGEISEYLQKRTPIYDKRQDAHYNLISALHKSLRGSDVNAALYWLARMLAAGEEPLYILRRLVRFASEDIGLADPQALVQTIAAKDAYEFLGSPEGELAIVQAVVYLATSPKSNAAYIAQNKSLKVAKEAGSLMPPKHILNAPTKLMKDQGYGKNYLYDHNEAEGFSGQNYFPEKLPRIEFYQPIEIGFEREIKKRLDYWQKLREKKSI
- a CDS encoding LysR family transcriptional regulator; protein product: MRSKLNIDKLRTFYLIVKQGSVKQAAEYQGMSISGLTRQIAALEEEIGHKLFRNVHQRLVLTPKGELLYERVGKILSEIDSAVKYLDEDDSEVNGNLTLSTTNSISVLWLMDDLADFLKAHPQLKLTVLGSDFAHDLSIREADVAIRPYISDLAGLCQDYLLTYRLNLYASEFYIKQFGLPKNIQELEKHQLVGYTNNEQNNFCNFNWHLKLLKNKVKPYISINTGAGILRAVENGLGIGPISQQGEKNSRVPLVRVLPDIQGSDVDIYFSYPEDLMFSRRVLALKDYLQKRFQKQEFLKTRKAG
- a CDS encoding aspartate/glutamate racemase family protein is translated as METEDLSEGKIIALIGGMGPESSLRLHSEILQQTPKFKTLKTDQDHIDLIHFSLSQGLEDRTQFLLNKTEKNPADVVYKTLVGLHQLSLYLHKKIIAAVVCNTFHAPPIFDHLKKLFLESNFQHITLLNLIEEVASYLRENFKNDTKIGILSTTGERTFHIYKSALEPLGFQVIQTNEEQQKELHRIIYELKVSLKINDSILEVFDKIIHYFKDMGVEALLLGCTEISLVAEKIDWNGKKIDPLQIIAGRLITRAIEK
- a CDS encoding substrate-binding periplasmic protein — its product is MKTFKLFILLLVITFLNESAYCQEISGTQAIIKKGVLDVAMHEKDQPPFFMVDKDGTLIGVDVEIAKKIGESLGVEVRFNRDSKTFDEVIEKVKNKEADLGISKLSFTLLRARSVLYTDPYMVLRKALLINRLVFAKIKATRSADTLRQLMNEKSSVIGVIDKSSYVTFAHDYFPDTTIVPMATWENDILKSLEEGKILAAFRDESEVMKYFFLKPEANFTIMPVILKNNNDPIHMVVAPDNFHFKDWLDGFLITLHQELTVSSILSKYESYFEYKNENKPVNK